A genomic stretch from Lathyrus oleraceus cultivar Zhongwan6 chromosome 2, CAAS_Psat_ZW6_1.0, whole genome shotgun sequence includes:
- the LOC127122941 gene encoding uncharacterized protein LOC127122941 produces the protein MAEQEQESARVRAELDEIKGGMSQMREMLQALTFRFEVPQATVISEITGPTVEVPPQRKLPSTLPPYGLPYDFVPRAEVVHEMGQSVQQAVPLPVYTDARPVIHIVVPPAAYARHVPHYEDQNHIYQTVDSTVAGDEVRFEDFREVKENMQLLEKKFRDLEGDHVFGSAAKEMCLVSGLVIPAKFKTPDFDKYKGHTCPKSHLIMYYRKMATHVEDDKLMIHCFQDSLSGAPSKWYLSLDQNRIRCFQDLSDAFIKHYKYNMDMAPDRRQLQSMFQHDKESFKEYAQRWRELASQVEPPLAEKELAELFIDTVQPQFYEKMVGSASLGFSELVTIGSRVEYGVRNGKLAAVAGTSSANPKKFSGGFPRKKEGETNAVITGQGRYAPQLYVAAVTPAFNQQPAQAYQAPPAYRPAPVQQRAAAPPDYQQAPATPVYQQPRAQAPRQNAQNQNRRQGDRATFNPIPMSYTEFYPSLLQKGLVVPRPMGPPPTRLPPWYNPNAHCPFHEGAPGHDLEGCYALKHRVRELIESKILSFKDMGPNVKNNPLPPHGDPAVNAIEDASAGVTVDKVDDVKAPLVEFHARLVEAGLINVNHENCEECATHPKGCQMVRDNIQGLMDEGMLQISSAVKNEDVLVIEPCFNLPEPVEIPYYSGGVVPVNSKPSPVEICMPTPFPYESTKAVPWKYEITAVDKVVEGSSDAEVTEAVSEDVTNIAGMSRMTRSGRIYTPEFNVTPQGPNMESTVAAPTKEPEVVQSEDAVEFLKLIKKSDYKVVDQLHQTPSKISILSLLLNSQAHREALLKVLAQAHVTQSITVDQFDGVVANITACNTLSFSGEELLEDGQNHNCALHISVKCKDDALARVLVDTGSSLNVMPKRTLAKLSYQGPAMKPSALVVKAFDGAVTSILHQKMKFVVDNQLIIISGEEDFVVSHLSSFRYIEADEDALETSFQALEIANATFVEMKGPVGKACSSFASLKSAKSRIEGGNPEGWGQLIDIREKHDRIGLGYVPSAVKGARVPAKDNTRSIQEVFLSTGFIHGYQVNAIEDSTANEDEPCLVYRCETTLNN, from the exons ATGGCTGAACAAGAACAAGAGAGCGCCCGAGTTAGAGCTGAGCTAGACGAAATCAAAGGAGGCATGTCCCAGATGCGAGAGATGCTGCAAGCTTTAACCTTCAGGTTTGAGGTTCCACAAGCGACCGTTATTTCAGAGATCACGGGCCCAACAGTAGAAGTCCCACCTCAGAGGAAGTTACCCTCAACCCTTCCTCCGTATGGGCTACCTTATGACTTCGTCCCCCGAGCGGAGGTGGTGCACGAAATGGGGCAATCTGTCCAACAAGCTGTGCCATTACCAGTTTACACCGACGCACGTCCAGTCATTCATATTGTGGTTCCACCAGCCGCCTATGCTAGGCATGTTCCTcattatgaagatcaaaaccACATATATCAGACTGTCGACTCAACTGTTGCTGGTGACGAAGTGAGATTCGAGGATTTCAGGGAGGTAAAGGAGAACATGCAGCTCCTAGAGAAAAAGTTCCGAGATCTAGAAGGAGACCACGTCTTTGGATCTGCTGCCAAAGAAATGTGCCTTGTATCCGGGTTGGTGATTCCAGCAAAATTCAAAACTCCGGACTTCGACAAATACAAGGGGCATACTTGTCCAAAAagccatctcatcatgtattacCGCAAAATGGCTACACACGTGGAGGATGACAAGCTGATGATCCATTGCTTTCAGGATAGCTTGAGTGGGGCCCCTTCCAAGTGGTATTTGAGTCTGGATCAGAACAGGATCAGGTGTTTCCAAGACCTGTCAGACGCATTCATAAAACAttacaagtataatatggacatggcgcctgacagaagACAGTTACAGAGCATGTTTCAGCATGATAAGGAgtccttcaaagagtacgctcagagatggagggaactGGCTTCCCAGGTTGAACCACCTCTTGCTGAAAAAGAATTGGCTGAATTGTTTATCGACACTGTCCAACCCCAATTCTACgagaagatggttggaagtgCTTCTTTGGGATTCTCCGAGCTGGTTACTATAGGATCTCGCGTGGAATATGGTGTAAGGAATGGCAAACTAGCGGCTGTAGCTGGAACTTCAAGTGCTAATCCGAAGAAGTTCTCTGGAGGGTTTCctaggaagaaggaaggggaaacaaATGCTGTGATTACTGGTCAAGGAAGA TATGCTCCGCAACTATACGTGGCTGCCGTGACGCCTGCATTCAATCAACAGCCTGCTCAGGCTTATCAAGCGCCTCCAGCTTATCGACCAGCTCCAGTTCAACAACGTGCTGCGGCTCCGCCAGATTATCAACAAGCACCAGCAACTCCTGTTTATCAACAACCGAGAGCTCAAGCGCCGAGGCAGAATGCTCAGAACCAAAATAGGAGACAAGGGGATAGGGCGACCTTCAATCCAATCCCAATGTCCTACACTGAGTTTTATCCCTCCTTGTTGCAAAAGGGGTTGGTGGTTCCCAGGCCTATGGGACCTCCCCCTACTCGTCTGCCTCCATGGTACAACCCTAATGCACACTGTCCTTTTCATGAAGGTGCCCCCGGGCATGACCTAGAGGGTTGCTACGCTCTAAAGCATAGGGTTCGGGAATTGATTGAGAGCAAGATCTTGTCTTTTAAGGACATGGGGCCGAATGTGAAGAATAATCCTCTTCCTCCCCATGGAGATCCCGCGGTAAATGCCATTGAAGATGCCTCTGCTGGTGTTACGGTTGATAAGGTGGATGATGTGAAGGCTCCTTTGGTGGAATTCCATGCCCGATTGGTGGAAGCTGGCCTGATTAATGTAAATCATGAAAATTGTGAAGAGTGTGCCACACATCCAAAAGGGTGTCAGATGGTGCGAGACAATATTCAAGGCTTGATGGATGAAGGAATGCTTCAAATATCCAGTGCTGTGAAGAACGAAGATGTGTTGGTGATTGAACCTTGTTTCAATTTACCTGAACCAGTCGAAATCCCATATTATAGTGGTGGAGTGGTCCCGGTGAACAGTAAGCCATCGCCTGTCGAGATATGTATGCCCACGCCTTTTCCCTACGAGAGCACCAAGGCTGTGCCTTGGAAATATGAGATTACTGCTGTGGATAAGGTTGTTGAAGGAAGTTCAGACGCTGAGGTGACAGAAGCTGTAAGTGAAGACGTCACAAATATTGCAGGAATGAGCagaatgacccgtagtggtcgaatCTATACGCCTGAATTCAATGTGACTCCTCAAGGGCCAAATATGGAATCAACGGTTGCAGCTCCCACTAAAGAACCCGAAGTGGTCCAATCCGAAGATGCTGTTGAATTCTTGAAgttgatcaagaaaagtgactacaaggttgTGGACCAGTTGCATCAAACACCATCTAAGATCTCTATTCTGTCTCTTCTATTGAACTCCCAAGCCCATAGGGAAGCTTTGTTGAAGGTGCTTGCTCAAGCTCATGTAACACAAAGCATAACAGTAGACCAATTTGATGGAGTAGTTGCAAATATCACAGCCTGCAATACTTTGAGCTTCAGTGGAGAAGAATTACTTGAGGATGGACAAAATCATAACTGTGCTCTCCATATCTCGGTGaaatgcaaagatgatgctttggcgagagtgttggttgatactggatCTTCGCTGAATGTTATGCCAAAGAGAACACTCGCCAAATTATCTTATCAAGGACCAGCTATGAAGCCTAGTGCcttggtagtgaaagcttttgatg ggGCAGTTACCTCCATCTTACACCAAAAGATGAAGTTTGTGGTGGACAATCAACTGATCATCATTTCTGGAGAAGAAGACTTTGTGGTCAGTCACCTTTCATCCTTCAGATATATCGAGGCTGATGAGGacgctttggaaacttctttccaagctcttgaaatagccaaTGCCACTTTTGTGGAAATGAAGGGCCCTGTTGGGAAAGCTTGTTCATCTTTCGCTTCTCTGAAAAGCGCAAAGTCTAGAATCGAGGGAGGAAACCCTGAAGGTTGGGGTCAACTTATTGATATTCGTGAGAAGCATGATCGCATTGGTCTGGGATATGTGCCTTCCGCTGTGAAAGGAGCCCGAGTCCCTGCAAAGGATAACACCCGAAGCATCCAGGAAGTGTTCCTTAGCACAGGATTCATCCATGGATATCAAGTCAATGCAATTGAAGATAGCACCGCCAATGAAGAtgagccatgtttggtttaccggtGTGAGACAACTTTGAACAACTAG